In one Sporomusa sphaeroides DSM 2875 genomic region, the following are encoded:
- a CDS encoding electron transfer flavoprotein subunit beta/FixA family protein, giving the protein MQKLLVCYKWVLDEQDIKIAGDLSLDTGRAKYKISDYDKNAIEEGVLLAEKHGAGVEALTFGTEAARQSLKDALSRGLDKVYWIGDEAGKQADAFVTANILAAAVNKIGSFDLILCGEGSSDSYSQQTAPRLAGLLGVPAITYVQQLTVVDGRIVAIRKLGDCTEEITVTGPAVISVLPEINKPRIPGLKQVMAAAKKPSEEIKVTDLGLAAEKLTPKVRSTSLKGYSMDRKKVIFKEANPADNVAKLVASLAQEGLC; this is encoded by the coding sequence ATGCAAAAGCTTCTTGTCTGCTACAAGTGGGTATTGGACGAACAAGATATAAAAATAGCGGGAGATCTGTCTCTCGACACCGGCAGGGCCAAATACAAAATCAGCGACTATGACAAAAATGCAATTGAAGAGGGTGTACTGTTAGCGGAAAAGCATGGTGCCGGCGTTGAAGCCCTTACCTTTGGGACTGAGGCGGCCAGACAATCACTGAAAGACGCTTTATCCAGAGGTCTTGACAAGGTGTATTGGATTGGCGATGAAGCGGGCAAACAGGCGGACGCCTTTGTAACGGCCAATATATTGGCCGCCGCTGTCAATAAAATCGGGTCCTTTGACCTGATTCTGTGCGGCGAAGGCAGTTCTGACTCCTATAGTCAGCAGACAGCCCCACGGCTGGCTGGTTTACTCGGGGTTCCGGCCATAACCTATGTTCAACAGCTTACTGTTGTTGACGGACGCATTGTGGCAATCCGTAAGCTGGGTGATTGCACCGAAGAAATAACTGTAACCGGCCCGGCCGTAATCAGCGTCCTGCCGGAAATTAACAAGCCGCGTATACCCGGTTTGAAGCAGGTTATGGCTGCCGCCAAAAAGCCTTCCGAGGAAATAAAAGTGACCGACCTGGGACTTGCCGCCGAAAAATTGACGCCTAAAGTGCGCTCTACCAGTCTCAAGGGCTACAGCATGGATCGGAAAAAGGTCATTTTTAAAGAAGCCAATCCAGCCGATAATGTCGCCAAATTAGTTGCCAGTCTTGCCCAAGAGGGACTGTGCTAA
- a CDS encoding acyl-CoA dehydrogenase family protein has protein sequence MGYLLTEEQQLIQQNAREFAQEYIAPAAAEIDHTGAHPADIVAKMVEQDFLGIFMPAEFGGAEAGYLSYSLIIEEISRVSGAVAAILVNHASLAAYSISRWGSGEQKRTYLAALCQGEKLGAFALAEPGAAPGAGQQKVVAHKDGDDYVLHGRKCYVANGGAAGVYIVVAQTKPEAGAQGMSAFIVDSGTAGLSVVRTIGKMGLRGCQSAELEFNNVKIPAANLLGAEGTGLAIAAEAQAAAAIAEGAMMVGIAQAAMEDAVKYGKQRIQFRRPIASFPAIQTMLADMAANIHLLRLAVYDAASLLEKGEPFANEAAIIRLFAARAGQSALIDVIQVEGGYGYSQEMPASRLYRDVKGVVIKDSSLDFPEKIIAGNLLA, from the coding sequence ATGGGTTATCTATTAACGGAAGAACAACAGCTTATTCAGCAGAATGCCCGGGAATTTGCCCAGGAGTATATAGCGCCGGCAGCTGCTGAAATTGATCATACAGGCGCACATCCGGCCGATATTGTAGCGAAAATGGTGGAACAGGATTTTCTCGGCATTTTTATGCCGGCAGAATTTGGCGGTGCTGAGGCCGGCTATCTCAGTTACTCACTAATTATTGAGGAAATTTCCCGGGTCAGCGGAGCAGTGGCTGCCATTCTTGTCAATCATGCCTCGCTGGCGGCCTACAGTATTAGCCGCTGGGGTTCCGGCGAGCAAAAGAGAACCTATCTGGCGGCGCTTTGTCAGGGAGAAAAACTGGGTGCCTTTGCGCTGGCGGAGCCGGGTGCGGCTCCCGGTGCCGGCCAGCAAAAAGTGGTGGCACACAAAGACGGCGATGACTATGTGTTACATGGCCGCAAATGCTATGTCGCCAATGGCGGTGCCGCCGGAGTCTATATTGTAGTTGCCCAGACCAAGCCGGAGGCCGGTGCACAGGGAATGAGCGCGTTTATTGTGGACAGCGGCACAGCAGGGTTGTCGGTAGTGCGGACAATTGGCAAAATGGGCTTGCGCGGCTGCCAGTCGGCCGAACTGGAGTTTAACAATGTAAAAATACCAGCCGCCAATCTTTTAGGTGCGGAAGGCACCGGGCTGGCCATTGCCGCAGAAGCACAGGCGGCGGCAGCAATCGCCGAGGGGGCCATGATGGTGGGTATTGCCCAGGCGGCTATGGAAGATGCCGTGAAATACGGCAAGCAGAGAATTCAGTTCCGGCGTCCTATTGCCAGCTTCCCGGCAATTCAGACCATGCTGGCTGACATGGCTGCCAACATTCATCTGCTGCGCCTGGCTGTCTATGATGCTGCCAGTCTGCTGGAAAAAGGCGAACCGTTTGCCAATGAGGCGGCCATCATCAGGCTGTTTGCCGCCAGGGCCGGGCAAAGCGCGCTTATTGATGTTATTCAGGTGGAAGGCGGTTATGGTTACAGCCAGGAAATGCCGGCCTCCCGCCTGTATCGCGATGTCAAAGGCGTGGTTATTAAAGACAGTTCACTGGATTTCCCGGAAAAAATCATTGCCGGCAACCTGCTGGCCTGA
- a CDS encoding acyl-CoA dehydrogenase family protein: MVDMSLTPEQQRIQQLAREFTAQHILPVDREWDEKGEFHEFILEEVKKAGLNCMAVPQEYGGPGYDAVTQSLVAEEWGYGCAAFATTLGGNGLSSYPLAIAGTDEQKRLYYGRLVNGGMGGFALTEPGAGSDAGACATIAKLDGDEWIINGTKCFATTCGYADIMVIFASTDPSKGVKGLSAFIVEKEREGVVVGAVEHKMGIRSSNTVELLLKNVRVPKSHLLGKEGEGMKLAMKTLDMARPIVASLAVGVGRRALDEAVKYAKEYLDINGKPIGQHQAVAFKLADMATRVEAARQLVRNALRLKDAGVPYTKEAAMAKTFATDAAMRVTADAVELMGQYGYSRDSVVEKLMRDAKVTQIYEGTNQVQRIVISGILLNS, translated from the coding sequence ATGGTTGATATGTCGCTTACCCCTGAACAACAAAGAATACAACAATTAGCCCGGGAATTTACGGCACAGCACATCCTGCCGGTAGACCGGGAGTGGGATGAAAAAGGTGAATTTCATGAATTCATCCTGGAAGAAGTGAAAAAAGCCGGACTGAACTGCATGGCCGTCCCCCAGGAATACGGCGGTCCCGGCTATGACGCCGTTACGCAGTCCTTGGTAGCCGAAGAATGGGGCTATGGCTGCGCGGCCTTTGCCACAACGCTTGGCGGCAACGGCCTGAGCTCTTACCCCCTGGCGATAGCCGGTACAGATGAACAAAAGCGGCTGTATTACGGCCGGCTGGTAAACGGCGGTATGGGCGGTTTTGCCCTTACCGAGCCGGGGGCGGGCTCTGATGCCGGGGCTTGCGCCACGATTGCCAAACTTGATGGAGACGAATGGATTATTAATGGGACGAAGTGCTTTGCCACTACCTGCGGTTATGCCGATATCATGGTGATCTTCGCTTCCACCGACCCCAGCAAAGGGGTTAAAGGCTTAAGCGCCTTTATTGTTGAGAAAGAGCGCGAAGGCGTCGTTGTTGGTGCGGTGGAGCACAAAATGGGAATTCGCAGCTCAAATACGGTGGAATTGCTGTTAAAGAATGTAAGGGTGCCAAAGTCCCACCTGCTGGGAAAAGAAGGCGAAGGCATGAAGCTGGCCATGAAAACACTGGATATGGCGCGTCCTATCGTGGCTTCGCTTGCTGTCGGCGTTGGCCGGCGGGCACTTGATGAAGCCGTTAAATACGCCAAAGAGTATCTTGACATTAATGGCAAGCCTATTGGCCAGCATCAGGCAGTGGCTTTTAAACTGGCCGATATGGCTACACGGGTGGAAGCCGCGAGACAACTGGTACGCAACGCGCTGCGGCTGAAAGATGCCGGCGTGCCGTATACCAAAGAAGCCGCCATGGCCAAAACCTTTGCCACCGATGCCGCCATGCGGGTGACCGCCGATGCGGTGGAACTTATGGGACAGTACGGCTATTCCAGGGATTCTGTCGTGGAAAAGCTCATGCGGGATGCCAAGGTTACGCAAATATATGAAGGCACCAATCAGGTTCAACGGATTGTAATATCCGGCATTTTGCTTAATTCTTAG
- a CDS encoding acyl CoA:acetate/3-ketoacid CoA transferase, which yields MSKIITAEQAASLIQDGATVAATGFGLAAWAEEIAQAIEKRFVETGHPRNITLTHASAIGDWKERGTTRLGKEGLVKRWIGAHIGSSAGMSKLLAENKIEAYCLPQGVIVQLFREIAAKRPGLITKVGMGTFVDPRVDGAKMNTATTEDIVKVVEFEGEEWLFYKTFPINVALIRGTTVDEHGNLTMENEGVLMEALPLAQAAKNSGGIVIVQAEYLAKAGSLHPKQVRVPGILVDHIVIATKQECCWQTEGLYFNPAFSGDIKVPLNSIPELALDERKIIARRAAMELAPNTIVNLGVGIPSDVAAIAAEENATELLTLTTEAGGIGGVPASLPHFGQAYNAQAIVEHHSQFDYYDGGGIDVAFLGLAQTDKEGNVNVSKFKGRPMGCGGFINITQSSKKVVYCGSFTAGGLEVAGQDGKLVIIKEGKNKKFIERVEQITFSGKYAARVNQPVVYVTERAVFVLENGQVTLTEIAPGIDLEQDVLALMDFKPVISPNLTTMPSEIFQAKWGQLKQIIEANTKG from the coding sequence ATGTCAAAAATTATAACAGCCGAGCAGGCAGCCAGCTTGATTCAAGATGGCGCCACCGTAGCGGCAACCGGGTTTGGGCTTGCCGCCTGGGCAGAAGAGATTGCACAGGCAATCGAAAAAAGATTTGTGGAAACCGGTCATCCCAGGAATATAACCCTGACACATGCGTCAGCTATTGGTGACTGGAAAGAACGCGGGACAACCCGCCTGGGCAAGGAAGGTCTTGTCAAGCGATGGATTGGCGCCCATATTGGTTCATCGGCCGGTATGTCCAAATTACTGGCAGAAAATAAAATAGAAGCCTATTGTTTGCCACAAGGGGTTATCGTCCAGTTATTCCGCGAAATTGCCGCCAAACGCCCGGGGCTGATTACCAAAGTAGGGATGGGAACCTTTGTCGACCCGCGGGTTGACGGCGCGAAAATGAATACCGCCACTACCGAAGATATTGTAAAAGTGGTCGAGTTTGAAGGGGAGGAATGGCTTTTCTATAAAACCTTCCCCATTAATGTGGCTCTCATCCGGGGAACAACGGTAGATGAACACGGCAACCTTACCATGGAAAATGAGGGCGTGCTGATGGAAGCCCTGCCGCTGGCCCAGGCTGCGAAAAACTCCGGTGGCATTGTTATTGTTCAGGCTGAATATCTGGCGAAAGCCGGCTCGCTTCATCCTAAGCAGGTAAGAGTTCCGGGAATTCTCGTGGATCATATTGTGATCGCAACCAAACAGGAATGCTGCTGGCAAACAGAAGGCTTGTATTTTAATCCTGCCTTTTCCGGTGATATTAAAGTGCCGCTTAACAGTATCCCCGAATTGGCGCTTGACGAACGCAAAATCATAGCCCGCCGCGCCGCTATGGAATTGGCCCCCAATACCATTGTCAACTTAGGGGTGGGCATTCCCAGTGATGTGGCTGCCATTGCCGCCGAGGAAAATGCCACAGAGCTGCTGACCCTGACCACCGAGGCCGGCGGCATTGGCGGTGTACCGGCAAGTCTTCCCCATTTTGGCCAGGCCTATAACGCGCAGGCCATTGTCGAGCATCATTCGCAATTTGACTATTATGACGGCGGCGGGATTGATGTAGCCTTCCTGGGGCTTGCCCAGACAGACAAAGAAGGAAACGTGAATGTCAGCAAATTTAAAGGCCGGCCGATGGGCTGCGGCGGCTTTATCAATATTACGCAAAGCTCTAAGAAAGTGGTGTATTGCGGCTCCTTTACCGCCGGGGGGCTTGAGGTTGCGGGGCAGGACGGCAAGCTGGTCATCATTAAAGAAGGAAAAAATAAAAAGTTCATTGAGCGTGTCGAGCAGATTACTTTCAGCGGTAAATATGCCGCCCGGGTAAACCAACCGGTGGTCTATGTAACCGAGCGTGCCGTATTTGTCCTGGAAAACGGCCAGGTAACACTTACTGAGATTGCCCCCGGCATTGATTTGGAACAAGACGTATTAGCGCTTATGGACTTTAAACCGGTTATTTCTCCTAACCTGACAACCATGCCGAGCGAAATTTTCCAGGCCAAATGGGGCCAGCTCAAGCAGATTATTGAAGCCAACACGAAAGGTTGA
- a CDS encoding sigma-54 interaction domain-containing protein → MPRVAKKTRRNYQLAKQNLDQIFANLPDPIFVTDRYGNVLLSNSTTALTLDMSLDQLLKSNVRDLVDKEYYNKSYAVEAAAQKCVVKGELTTKLGIKQLSTSTPIMDEEGNVILVLTTGRPAESTEKNTGVEERECSNRRKREMEYLRSYVLDKETIVAESKVMKQLLLKVHAVAQTDSTVVLNGESGTGKEILAKYLHRHSKRSGEAFIAVNCATLPDHLVESELFGYERGAFTGASTEGKIGLFEAAHRGTLFLDEIAELPLPLQSKLLRVLETREVRRLGSHIDRKLDFRLIVATHKDLHKMTQEGSFRTDLFYRLNVIPVQIPPLRERPEDMIALALKFFDYFKKKYDLDVQLDPDTIQSLYKHNWPGNVRELRNVIERLVINSLQNYSAEFLELEQRMAGFKQENGYLQAAGLNGTLKEVMKSLEKQYIYQVLNQCGGRIGETAEKLGIYRTVLYRKLRAFEQDDEKNK, encoded by the coding sequence GTGCCGCGCGTTGCAAAAAAGACGAGGCGTAATTATCAACTGGCAAAACAGAATTTGGATCAAATATTTGCTAATCTGCCTGATCCGATATTTGTTACTGACCGGTATGGTAATGTGTTGTTGTCCAATTCAACGACTGCCTTGACGCTGGATATGTCACTGGATCAACTGTTAAAGTCCAATGTGCGCGATCTGGTTGATAAGGAGTACTATAATAAATCGTACGCAGTAGAGGCTGCTGCCCAAAAATGCGTGGTAAAGGGCGAACTGACAACTAAACTCGGCATTAAACAGCTGTCCACCAGTACGCCGATTATGGATGAGGAAGGAAACGTTATTCTGGTATTGACTACAGGCAGGCCGGCAGAGTCTACGGAGAAAAACACGGGGGTGGAGGAACGGGAGTGCAGCAATCGGCGTAAACGGGAAATGGAATACCTGCGAAGCTATGTGCTGGATAAAGAAACAATTGTAGCTGAGAGCAAAGTTATGAAGCAGCTCTTGCTGAAGGTGCATGCCGTTGCCCAGACAGACAGCACGGTGGTGTTAAACGGCGAGTCGGGAACAGGTAAGGAAATTTTGGCAAAATATCTGCACCGTCACAGTAAACGTTCCGGCGAAGCCTTCATTGCCGTAAACTGCGCCACACTGCCTGATCATCTGGTGGAATCGGAATTATTTGGCTATGAAAGAGGAGCTTTCACCGGTGCAAGCACGGAGGGGAAAATCGGCTTATTTGAAGCCGCTCACCGGGGTACGCTATTTTTAGACGAAATTGCTGAATTGCCGCTGCCGCTCCAGTCCAAACTTCTCCGGGTACTGGAAACCCGCGAAGTAAGACGGTTAGGCAGCCATATTGACCGGAAGCTGGATTTCCGGTTAATTGTTGCTACTCACAAGGATTTGCACAAAATGACCCAGGAAGGAAGCTTTCGTACCGATTTATTTTATCGGCTGAATGTCATACCTGTGCAGATACCGCCGCTCAGGGAGCGGCCGGAAGATATGATCGCACTGGCTTTAAAGTTTTTTGATTACTTCAAGAAGAAATACGATTTGGATGTCCAGCTGGACCCGGATACCATTCAATCCCTGTATAAACACAACTGGCCGGGCAATGTCCGTGAACTGAGAAATGTTATTGAACGTCTGGTGATTAACAGTTTGCAAAATTATTCCGCGGAGTTTCTGGAACTTGAGCAGCGTATGGCGGGCTTTAAGCAGGAAAATGGTTATTTGCAGGCAGCCGGACTTAACGGGACCTTAAAGGAAGTTATGAAGTCTTTGGAAAAGCAGTATATTTACCAGGTGTTGAACCAATGTGGCGGCAGAATCGGTGAGACGGCTGAAAAACTGGGGATTTACCGTACTGTTTTATACCGGAAGCTCAGAGCGTTTGAGCAGGATGATGAAAAAAACAAATAG
- a CDS encoding uroporphyrinogen decarboxylase family protein: MKDVMTAEERLVASINLQPVDRVVCAPIIEQYAGQHVGLTNKEFLWNWDKAQAAIHKVWEDYPVWDSNAYMLHGRIGPVATKCGPGQFRMPGKELEENAQYQIHEYEAMTREDYPLLKEKGWAEYRMTFLERIHNVSREEVLAGQQEMAKLRQDEIDRSLARGQSLTWGAIMGTVPFDALSIVRSMERFYKDMYQIGDQVEELLWIINDAVIAGSEAAAKATGINRIFVGGVRGAGQFINKKNFERFVWPQLKVMVERLVEKDIVPVLHFDADWTKNLEYFLDLPKAKFILELDSATDIFKAHEILKGHCAIKGDVSPALFTVAAPSELDEYAKKLINTFRNGEGLIYSSGCNLPMNAKRANVDAFFAAVEKYGRYN, encoded by the coding sequence ATGAAAGATGTAATGACTGCAGAAGAGAGACTGGTGGCCTCAATTAATCTTCAACCGGTGGACAGGGTAGTCTGTGCACCTATTATTGAGCAGTATGCGGGACAACATGTGGGGTTAACCAACAAAGAATTCCTCTGGAACTGGGACAAAGCCCAGGCGGCTATCCACAAGGTATGGGAGGATTACCCGGTATGGGATAGCAATGCCTACATGCTGCACGGAAGAATTGGGCCGGTAGCTACGAAATGCGGCCCGGGCCAATTCAGAATGCCTGGCAAAGAACTGGAGGAAAACGCCCAATATCAAATCCATGAATATGAGGCAATGACCCGTGAGGATTACCCTCTGCTGAAAGAAAAAGGCTGGGCCGAGTATCGTATGACTTTTCTTGAAAGAATTCATAACGTAAGTCGTGAGGAAGTGCTTGCCGGTCAGCAGGAAATGGCAAAACTGCGGCAAGATGAGATCGATCGCAGCCTGGCACGCGGTCAGAGCTTAACCTGGGGAGCCATCATGGGTACGGTGCCGTTTGATGCCTTATCTATTGTACGCTCCATGGAACGTTTTTATAAAGATATGTATCAAATCGGGGATCAGGTGGAAGAACTGCTATGGATTATTAATGATGCTGTGATTGCCGGCAGTGAGGCGGCAGCCAAGGCAACCGGGATAAACCGCATATTTGTCGGCGGGGTAAGAGGCGCCGGCCAGTTCATTAATAAGAAAAACTTTGAACGTTTTGTCTGGCCGCAATTGAAGGTTATGGTTGAACGGCTGGTGGAAAAGGATATTGTTCCTGTTCTTCATTTTGATGCTGACTGGACCAAGAATTTAGAATACTTCCTTGACCTGCCTAAAGCTAAATTTATCCTGGAATTGGACAGTGCGACAGATATCTTTAAAGCCCACGAGATACTTAAGGGGCATTGCGCCATCAAGGGGGACGTAAGCCCGGCATTATTTACCGTTGCTGCTCCCAGTGAGCTGGACGAATACGCGAAAAAATTAATTAACACCTTCCGCAATGGTGAAGGGTTGATTTATTCATCAGGCTGCAATCTGCCGATGAATGCCAAACGGGCCAATGTGGATGCCTTCTTTGCCGCAGTGGAGAAATACGGCCGTTATAATTAA
- a CDS encoding methyl-accepting chemotaxis protein, whose protein sequence is MKLEDVIEAADIFRELNVFDCSVMVCDTEGRILHYSPAETFYAEVKIGEIAKGGAMLECIKTRKKVVASLPKAIYGIPCKAIVRPIFDENQQFIGIVGAAISMHTHEILQNAAQTIAATSQQLSATVENLTTTAGQLSGDLAQVRLDGEKVLADIHKTTDILRFVSDIAANSNLLGLNAAIEAARAGEHGRGFAVVAEEIRKMAVNSGNSVKDIAAILSTIQQDTTNVVEVLVKTAALGSTQAVSTGEISASMQQLAATAADIQKVADSV, encoded by the coding sequence ATGAAACTTGAGGATGTTATAGAAGCTGCCGATATTTTTCGTGAACTTAATGTGTTTGATTGCTCCGTTATGGTATGTGATACTGAGGGACGCATCCTTCATTATTCGCCGGCAGAAACATTTTACGCTGAGGTCAAAATTGGTGAAATTGCCAAAGGCGGGGCTATGCTGGAATGTATCAAGACCCGTAAGAAAGTAGTGGCTTCGCTGCCTAAGGCGATATACGGAATTCCATGCAAAGCCATTGTCAGGCCCATATTTGATGAAAATCAGCAGTTTATTGGCATAGTCGGCGCGGCTATAAGCATGCACACCCATGAAATTCTGCAAAATGCCGCGCAAACGATTGCGGCAACTTCTCAGCAATTGAGCGCAACAGTTGAAAATCTTACAACAACAGCCGGCCAGCTTTCCGGGGATCTTGCCCAGGTTCGCCTGGACGGAGAGAAAGTTCTGGCAGACATTCATAAAACAACCGATATTTTACGGTTTGTCAGCGACATTGCCGCCAACTCTAACCTGTTGGGGCTTAATGCTGCGATTGAAGCAGCAAGAGCGGGCGAACATGGCCGCGGCTTTGCCGTTGTCGCGGAGGAAATTAGGAAAATGGCTGTTAACAGTGGAAATTCGGTCAAAGATATAGCTGCCATACTTAGCACCATACAGCAGGATACTACCAATGTAGTGGAGGTTTTAGTGAAAACTGCGGCATTGGGCAGCACACAAGCCGTTTCTACAGGTGAAATCTCGGCATCCATGCAGCAGCTGGCCGCGACTGCGGCTGATATACAGAAGGTTGCAGACTCTGTGTAA
- a CDS encoding DUF1638 domain-containing protein, with protein MGTAILACQTLRDELKLTIKETGVSFPTIYVESGLHNTPELLHKRIQEEINRIDNIDVILLLFGYCGNSLLGIKSDKAKLVIPKVDDCIPLLLGSCEARKNISKEMGTYFLTKGWLDYENNLLREYDRCIERYGQVRTSKIMKIMLGHYKRFMLIDTGAYPVEEVLPRTQAFAERLTMQHEVAQGSLRLFHKLLTGPWDEEFLVLEPGNAVTMSDICGSSDGQSQVNLPKSL; from the coding sequence ATGGGGACGGCGATACTGGCATGCCAGACACTCAGAGATGAGCTTAAACTGACCATTAAAGAAACCGGCGTAAGTTTTCCTACCATTTATGTTGAATCAGGGCTGCATAATACCCCTGAATTATTACACAAAAGAATTCAGGAAGAAATCAATAGAATTGATAATATTGATGTAATATTACTATTATTTGGATACTGTGGCAATAGTTTGCTGGGTATTAAATCAGATAAAGCCAAACTCGTAATTCCTAAGGTTGATGATTGTATTCCGCTGCTCTTAGGTTCCTGCGAAGCCAGAAAAAATATATCCAAGGAAATGGGAACATATTTTTTGACAAAAGGCTGGCTTGATTATGAGAATAATTTATTGCGCGAATATGACCGTTGTATTGAGCGGTATGGGCAGGTTAGAACCTCAAAGATAATGAAAATAATGCTTGGCCATTATAAGCGGTTTATGTTGATAGATACCGGAGCATATCCGGTAGAGGAAGTACTGCCCCGAACACAAGCATTTGCCGAACGTCTTACCATGCAGCATGAGGTGGCGCAAGGCTCCCTGCGTTTATTCCATAAGCTGCTGACAGGTCCCTGGGATGAGGAGTTTTTGGTGCTGGAACCGGGAAATGCCGTTACTATGAGCGATATATGCGGCAGTAGTGACGGACAGTCTCAAGTTAATCTTCCGAAATCTCTATAA